The following are encoded together in the Oncorhynchus kisutch isolate 150728-3 linkage group LG8, Okis_V2, whole genome shotgun sequence genome:
- the LOC109895655 gene encoding galactosylceramide sulfotransferase, with the protein MVVKQGRQWRSMCKGLVLGTLLTSCMILLYCLSAPQLHFNLPEVPVPYSCAHRPAQAHASPFRNGSQYATGQTGLCTPKVDVMFMKTHKTASSTLLNILFRFGEKHRLKFAFPDSRNDFFYPSSFQRSQVKDYRPGMCFNIICNHMRFNAPEVAKVLPTDTSYITVLRDPAELFESSFHYFGRLVPMTWKIPGKDKVGEFLRDPRHYFDPDGFNSFYLKNLLFFDFGQDNTLELGDPRVEEGIRAIAGCFQLVMLVEHFEESLILLMDALCWEMDDLLFFKLNARKGSTVSKLTPELRAKALEWNAVDWRLYQHFNATFWRKVEVYGHQRMADDVAELRRRNAEMAAVCIEGGHAVDADNIQETVMQPWQPIGEKSIMGYNLKKNVDKAHLKLCRKMLTPELQYLTELGVNLWITKLWGHVRDMINW; encoded by the exons ATGGTTGTCAAACAGGGGAGGCAATGGAGGTCGATGTGCAAAGGCCTTGTCCTGGGTACCCTACTTACCAGCTGTATGATCCTGCTCTACTGCCTTTCTGCTCCACAGCTCCACTTCAACCTGCCCGA GGTGCCAGTGCCTTACTCCTGCGCTCATCGGCCGGCTCAAGCCCACGCCTCACCATTCAGAAATGGCTCCCAGTATGCCACGGGACAGACGGGCCTCTGCACTCCCAAAGTGGATGTCATGTTCATGAAGACCCACAAGACGGCCAGCAGTACGCTCCTCAACATCCTCTTCCGCTTCGGAGAAAAGCACAGGCTCAAGTTTGCCTTTCCAGACAGCCGTAACGACTTCTTCTACCCATCCTCATTCCAACGCTCCCAGGTCAAGGACTACAGGCCTGGCATGTGCTTCAATATCATATGCAACCACATGCGCTTCAATGCACCGGAGGTGGCCAAGGTGCTCCCCACAGACACCTCCTACATCACCGTCCTCAGAGACCCGGCTGAGCTCTTTGAATCCTCCTTCCACTACTTTGGCCGCCTGGTGCCCATGACCTGGAAAATACCAGGCAAGGACAAGGTGGGGGAGTTCCTGCGTGACCCCCGGCACTACTTTGACCCTGATGGCTTCAACTCCTTCTACCTCAAGAATCTTCTGTTCTTCGACTTCGGGCAGGACAACACTCTGGAGCTGGGCGACCCGAGGGTGGAGGAAGGCATCCGGGCCATCGCAGGCTGCTTCCAGCTGGTCATGCTGGTGGAGCACTTTGAAGAGTCCCTCATCCTGCTCATGGACGCCCTCTGTTGGGAGATGGACGACCTGCTCTTCTTCAAGCTCAACGCCCGGAAGGGCTCCACCGTGTCCAAACTGACCCCAGAGTTGAGGGCCAAGGCCCTGGAGTGGAACGCTGTGGACTGGAGGCTTTACCAACACTTCAATGCCACCTTTTGGAGGAAGGTGGAGGTATACGGGCACCAGCGGATGGCTGATGACGTGGCGGAGCTCCGGAGGAGGAATGCAGAGATGGCGGCCGTCTGTATTGAGGGAGGGCATGCTGTGGATGCAGATAACATCCAGGAGACAGTCATGCAGCCCTGGCAGCCCATCGGGGAGAAGTCCATCATGGGCTACAACCTGAAAAAGAACGTGGACAAGGCCCACCTCAAGCTGTGCCGTAAGATGCTCACACCCGAGCTGCAATACCTGACAGAGCTGGGGGTCAACCTGTGGATCACTAAGCTGTGGGGACATGTGAGAGACATGATCAACTGGTGA